The Sebastes umbrosus isolate fSebUmb1 chromosome 4, fSebUmb1.pri, whole genome shotgun sequence genome has a window encoding:
- the LOC119486145 gene encoding SH2 domain-containing protein 7-like produces MFAEMTPGSNHSRSRKGIERNCCVPYRQQKPRSERICNFSSGSRTKDQRKSPCLRTCLTFCFKDQARMEQMELPVDPHVEGTEGRLRELASKWFIETQVPLIVHNGFFPTWFLGFITRKEAEEILREKELGCFLVRLSDKAIGYILSYKGRDRCRHFVISQSELGQFVVCGDTEEHNSVSGLIEHYKTSPFQPFGEYLTSTCFEALDKELYDIIQVKEKPVASVRAVRSNPQTNSTSEKPPVRPPKSKRTPEEGPPLPRRSRPLDSGPLNDPDKVMYAQLRKQSPREIPRSQHIPQDNFPGDNLGRAAGRSTTQDQSRCSPPSGPESVYSELGLLDSKSRSLPRLDNSSDGEQSYRLSAPPHTPPRLSPKPVRQKTERTESCFPASSSHSLEHMSDSGVYHLAGRPGSPHTTASGTRYAEVPNEVDNTYELLPGHDDTPEPNSNTYEPLEDLRPKHTHSSWGLKNDKWKWLFPDAKRKW; encoded by the exons ATGTTTGCTGAAATGACACCAGGTTCAAACCACTCACGCTCAAGGAAAG GGATTGAAAGAAATTGCTGCGTACCGTACAGACAACAGAAACCCAGATCTGAGAGGATTTGCAACTTTTCTTCAGGGTCAAGGACCAAGGATCAGAGAAAATCTCCCTGCCTCAGGACCTGCCTGACGTTTTGCTTCAAG GACCAGGCAAGGATGGAGCAAATGGAACTACCGGTGGACCCTCATGTTGAAGGGACTGAAGGGAGACTCAGGGAACTGGCTTCAAAGTGGTTCATAGAGACTCAAGTGCCGCTCATCGTCCACAACGGCTTCTTCCCCACCTGGTTCCTGGGCTTCATCACAAGAAA GGAGGCTGAAGAAATACTGCGAGAAAAGGAGCTGGGCTGCTTCCTGGTCCGTCTCAGTGATAAGGCCATCGGATACATACTGTCTTACAA AGGCAGGGATCGGTGTCGACATTTCGTGATTAGCCAGAGTGAATTGGGGCAGTTTGTAGTGTGTGGAGACACTGAAGAGCACAACTCGGTCTCTGGTCTCATAGAGCACTACAAGACGAGCCCCTTTCAGCCATTTGGAGAGTACCTGACATCTACGTGCTTTGAG GCGCTGGATAAAGAGTTGTATGACATCATCCAGGTTAAAGAAAAGCCTGTGGCCAGTGTCAGAGCTGTGAGGAGCAATCCACAGACTAACTCGACCTCAGAGAAGCCCCCTGTACGGCCACCAAAGAGCAAAAGGACACCAGAG GAAGGGCCACCTTTGCCTCGGAGGAGCAGGCCCCTTGATAGTGGCCCCCTGAATGACCCGGACAAGGTTATGTATGCTCAGCTCAGGAAGCAATCACCCAGGGAGATACCGAGATCCCAACACATCCCTCAAGACAATTTCCCCGGAGATAATCTGGGGCGAGCTGCTGGAAGATCCACAACCCAGGATCAGAGCAGGTGCAGTCCTCCATCTGGACCAGAGTCTGTTTACTCTGAGCTCGGCCTGCTGGACAGCAAGAGCAGGTCTCTACCGCGTCTCGACAACAGCTCTGATGGAGAGCAGTCTTACAGGCTGAGTGCACCCCCACACACGCCACCGAGGCTTTCCCCAAAACCCGTCAGACAAAAGACAGAGAGGACGGAGTCGTGCTTCCCAGCGAGCAGCAGCCACAGCCTGGAACACATGAGTGACAGTGGTGTCTATCACCTGGCTGGCCGACCTGGTAGCCCACACACTACAGCCTCTGGGACCAGGTACGCTGAGGTCCCCAATGAAGTTGACAATACATATGAGCTGCTTCCTGGCCACGACGACACACCTGAACCCAACAGCAACACCTATGAGCCTCTGGAGGACCTCAGACCAAAACATACCCACTCATCCTGGGGGTTAAAG AATGATAAATGGAAATGGTTGTTCCCTGACGCTAAGAGGAAATGGTGA